A window of Oncorhynchus keta strain PuntledgeMale-10-30-2019 chromosome 27, Oket_V2, whole genome shotgun sequence contains these coding sequences:
- the klhl21 gene encoding kelch-like protein 21, producing MEGGVMNRGGLEGGVISEKPVIQTQPSTLPFFDTAHAFNLLRGIHELRAERKFFDITLCAEGQEFHCHRTVLAAASTYFRAMFAGTLRESAMDRVVLHEVSAELLGLLVDFCYTGRVTVTQDNVDLLLKTADLFQFPSVKEACCAFLEQRLDVSNCLEIQDFAEAYACRDLAVSARRFVLKNIVDLAKGKDFERLPWKRLLEFVSDDALCVDKEETAYQIAVRWIKADLQRRLHYWPELLQQVRLPFVRRFYLLAHVESDPLVYLSPSCLRMVSEARSFQSCEYDRHDRPCQRMRPRPSTGLAEILVVVGGCDQDCDELVTVDCYNPQTGQWRYLAEFPDHLGGGYSIAALGNDMYVTGGSDGSRLYDGVWRYNSSVNEWTEVSPMLKAREYHSSCVLKGQLYVVAPDSTERYDHALDCWEALPPMLHAMDNCSTTTCRGRLYAIGSMTTTGEDNMAIQCYDSEANRWTLVNCGELPPWSFAPKTVTLNGLIYFVRDDSAEVDVYNPQKNGWDKISPMTQVHVGGSVAALGGRLFVSGGYDNTFELSDVVEAYDPSTRTWTPTGRLPQPTFWHGSVSIFRQFMPAVSNTFEPIDLPEANSIHLHRHHRNQALHNHNLNLNQNHDVNPV from the exons atggagggaggagtgatgaaCAGAGGGGGGTTAGAGGGAGGAGTGATATCTGAGAAGCCAGTGATCCAGACGCAGCCGTCCACGCTGCCCTTCTTCGACACGGCCCACGCCTTCAACCTTCTCCGGGGGATCCACGAGCTCCGTGCCGAGCGCAAGTTCTTCGACATCACTCTGTGCGCCGAGGGCCAGGAGTTCCACTGCCACCGCACCGTGTTGGCCGCAGCCAGCACCTACTTCAGGGCCATGTTCGCCGGGACATTGAGAGAGAGCGCCATGGACCGTGTGGTCCTTCACGAGGTGTCTGCTGAACTGCTGGGCCTGCTGGTGGACTTCTGTTATACAGGCCGAGTCACAGTCACCCAGGATAATGTAGACCTTCTGCTGAAGACTGCCGACCTGTTCCAGTTCCCCTCGGTCAAAGAGGCCTGCTGTGCCTTCCTTGAGCAGAGGTTAGACGTCTCCAACTGCCTGGAGATCCAGGACTTTGCCGAGGCCTACGCTTGCCGCGATCTAGCCGTCAGCGCACGCCGCTTTGTCCTCAAGAACATTGTGGATCTGGCCAAAGGCAAGGACTTTGAGCGGTTGCCCTGGAAACGTTTGCTGGAGTTTGTGTCGGACGACGCGCTGTGTGTGGACAAGGAGGAGACGGCCTATCAGATTGCGGTGCGCTGGATCAAAGCAGACCTACAGAGGCGGCTCCACTACTGGCCCGAGCTGCTGCAGCAGGTGAGACTACCCTTCGTGCGCCGGTTTTATCTACTCGCCCACGTGGAGAGTGACCCACTggtctacctctccccctcctgcctGAGAATGGTGAGTGAGGCCCGGAGCTTCCAGTCGTGTGAGTACGACCGCCACGACAGACCCTGCCAGCGCATGCGGCCACGGCCCTCAACCGGACTGGCTGAGATCCTGGTTGTGGTGGGAGGCTGTGACCAGGACTGCGATGAGCTGGTCACTGTGGACTGTTACAACCCTCAGACTGGACAGTGGCGCTATCTGGCTGAGTTTCCTGATCACCTGGGAGGGGGCTACAGTATAGCTGCCCTGGGCAACGATATGTATGTCACAG GAGGATCTGACGGTTCGCGACTCTACGACGGCGTGTGGCGCTACAACTCCAGCGTGAATGAGTGGACCGAGGTGTCGCCCATGCTGAAAGCCCGGGAGTACCACAGTTCCTGTGTCCTCAAGGGCCAGCTGTATGTGGTGGCGCCAGACAGCACGGAGCGCTACGACCACGCGCTGGACTGCTGGGAGGCCCTGCCCCCCATGCTGCACGCCATGGACAACTGTTCCACCACCACCTGCAGGGGGCGCCTTTACGCCATTGGCTCCATGACCACCACTGGGGAGGATAACATGGCCATTCAGTGCTATGATTCGGAAGCCAATCGATGGACCCTAGTCAACTGTGGCGAGCTGCCGCCGTGGTCCTTCGCTCCCAAAACAGTCACTCTCAATGGGCTCATATACTTTGTCAG GGATGACTCTGCAGAGGTCGACGTCTATAACCCTCAGAAGAATGGATGGGACAAGATTAGCCCCATGACACAG GTCCATGTAGGAGGCAGTGTGGCAGCTCTGGGCGGTCGTCTCTTTGTGTCTGGTGGCTATGACAACACGTTTGAGCTGTCTGATGTGGTGGAAGCTTATGACCCCTCAACCCGTACCTGGACCCCCACGGGACGCCTGCCCCAGCCCACCTTCTGGCATGGCAGTGTCAGTATCTTCCGCCAGTTCATGCCCGCCGTATCCAACACTTTCGAACCCATTGACCTGCCTGAGGCCAACTCCATCCACCTGCACCGACACCACCGCAACCAGGCCCTGCACAACCACAACCTCAATCTCAACCAGAACCATGACGTCAACCCAGTGTAA
- the LOC118360009 gene encoding telomere zinc finger-associated protein-like isoform X1: MLTQVSSTHAQRVLSFLNEQRGLGWFCDAKLTVGGDGRAYNAHRNILACFSKIFQESEPTTTMVKKVSLPNECPTDGLELLLDFFYTGNLKLDSLNLDNVQQAADSLCVPDALALCQQFTTEGTISPEEPPSADLLGEDDGLIPHVTSTETKVPLKRGRPPQKRGRPKKSQTPSSGSSKKDPPEATATTTRSGRKVKISRRLLGEGSRPQLLPQGTTSRGTPQLVIRLMDRSDGAEDEGQSLPQPTDTTEVTDMVTGIVPDVSYKANSHLQPHDDDDDDDGLMEGVDEDTDEEYVPHALPTTTSSPKGRRKGPGKAVNKENSEEAAKGSKKGSVQCPTCNKTFLSKYYLKVHNRRHTGEKPFACSKCGKRYYRKENLMDHQARNCKCGEKVKAVHNCLQCPMSFDRVVDLRLHTVSHTGEMPNKCTSCSEQFMRKKDLRNHEIKIHGAPKPHACSLCSKAYLSKTEVRLHEASKHRGEKLFVCEECGHRASSRNGLQMHIKAIHRNERPFVCEYCNHAFTQKANLNMHLRVHTGEKPYQCHLCGKTFRTQASLDKHHRTHTGERPYSCEFCNQRFTEKGPMLRHVASKHQDDRPHCCKICGKTFKAIEQLRVHVRRHQGMRKFECEKCGYKFTRQAHLRRHIQVHNRTENYNPRERKLRNLIVKDEGSQEEDETSPSPTPPTEKGTPEGLAPVSGPSVPLPVFGPGLSVSGPGTVPGASDILRVVIQPLVEEVVSSQGQVVVGFNQAVVGHGPGQLEVGLTQSLGVIGQGQVEVGLTHGQVGFPQVGVGQGHGQVEVLSSQGLGVVGHGFIVTDVMDQTLLVAGDYPIPETTVDLKDIREDPPAKSKA, encoded by the exons ATGCTTACACAGGTGAGCAGCACCCATGCCCAACGGGTGTTGTCTTTTCTGAATGAGCAGAGGGGTCTTGGCTGGTTCTGTGATGCCAAGCTGACTgtaggaggagatgggagggcaTACAATGCCCATCGCAACATCCTGGCCTGTTTTAGTAAGATTTTCCAGGAATCTGAGCCAACCACTACCATGGTTAAGAAGGTCTCCCTCCCAAATGAGTGCCCCACTGATGGCCTGGAACTACTTCTAGACTTTTTCTACACAGGGAATTTGAAGCTTGACTCTCTGAATCTGGACAATGTGCAACAGGCTGCAGACAGCCTATGTGTACCAGATGCGCTCGCCCTCTGTCAGCAGTTCACCACAGAAGGGACCATCTCTCCAGAAGAACCTCCGTCTGCAGATCTTCTGGGTGAAGATGATGGCCTAATCCCACATGTAACGTCTACGGAAACCAAGGTCCCCCTAAAAAGGGGGAGGCCCCCCCAAAAAAGAGGGAGGCCCAAAAAATCCCAAACCCCTAGTAGCGGCTCAAGTAAGAAGGATCCTCCAGAAGCAACCGCCACCACAACTCGCTCTGGGCGTAAGGTGAAGATCTCCAGAAGGCTGCTTGGAGAGGGCTCCAGGCCACAGCTCCTGCCCCAGGGAACCACCAGCAGGGGAACACCACAACTAGTTATCAGACTAATGGATAGAAGTGATGGGGCTGAGGACGAGGGACAAAGCCTCCCTCAGCCGACAGATACAACAGAG GTAACAGACATGGTCACTGGCATTGTACCAGATGTTAGCTATAAAGCTAATTCTCATTTGCAGcctcatgatgatgatgacgatgatgatggttTGATGGAGGGGGTGGATGAGGACACTGATGAAGAGTATGTGCCCCATGCCCTACCGACTACCACCTCCAGCCCCAAAGGCAGACGTAAAGGACCAGGCAAAGCTGTCAATAAAGAGAACAGTGAGGAGGCGGCCAAGGGCTCCAAAAAGGGCTCTGTTCAGTGCCCCACCTGCAATAAGACCTTCCTCAGCAAATACTATCTCAAAGTACACAACAG GCGTCATACGGGGGAGAAGCCCTTTGCATGCTCTAAGTGTGGGAAGAGGTACTACAGAAAGGAGAATCTGATGGACCACCAGGCCCGGAACTGCAAATGTGGTGAAAAAGTAAAAGCG GTGCACAACTGTCTTCAATGCCCCATGTCATTTGACAGAGTGGTGGATCTACGTCTGCACACTGTCTCCCATACAGGGGAAATGCCCAATAAG TGTACGTCATGCTCGGAACAGTTTATGCGTAAAAAAGATTTGAGAAACCACGAAATCAAAATCCACGGCGCACCCAAACCACATGCA TGCTCTCTGTGCAGCAAAGCCTACCTGTCTAAAACGGAGGTGCGTCTGCATGAGGCGTCCAAGCATCGAGGCGAGAAGCTCTTTGTGTGTGAAGAGTGTGGCCATCGAGCCTCCAGCCGAAACGGCCTGCAGATGCACATCAAAGCCATTCACAG AAACGAGCGTCCATTTGTCTGTGAGTACTGCAACCATGCGTTTACCCAGAAGGCCAACCTCAACATGCACCTGCGCgttcacactggagagaagccctATCAGTGCCACCTCTGTGGGAAGACCTTCCGGACACAGG CCAGTCTTGACAAGCACCATCGCACCCACACGGGAGAGCGGCCTTACAGCTGTGAGTTCTGTAACCAGCGCTTCACAGAGAAGGGCCCGATGCTCCGCCATGTcgccagcaagcaccaggacgaCCGCCCTCACTGCTGTAAGATATGTGGCAAGACCTTCAAGG CCATCGAGCAGCTCCGCGTCCATGTGCGTCGCCATCAGGGCATGAGGAAGTTTGAGTGCGAAAAGTGTGGCTACAAGTTCACCAGACAG GCCCACTTACGACGTCATATTCAGGTCCACAACCGCACCGAGAACTACAACCCGCGGGAGAGGAAGCTACGGAACCTGATAGTAAAGGATGAGGGGTCGCAGGAGGAGGATGAGACTAGCCCCTCACCAACACCACCCACTGAGAAGGGGACACCCGAGGGGCTGGCACCTGTCTCTGGACCCAGTGTCCCTCTTCCTGTCTTTGGACCTGGACTCAGTGTGTCTGGACCTGGAACTGTACCAGGAGCCAGTGACATCCTCAGGGTGGTTATCCAGCccctggtggaggaggtggtgtcaAGCCAAGGGCAGGTGGTGGTGGGCTTTAACCAGGCTGTGGTGGGGCATGGGCCTGGCCAGTTGGAGGTAGGCTTAACCCAGAGCCTAGGTGTGATCGGCCAAGGCCAGGTAGAGGTGGGCCTTACTCATGGCCAGGTCGGCTTTCCCCAGGTTGGGGTGGGACAGGGACATGGCCAGGTGGAGGTGCTCTCCTCCCAGGGTTTGGGTGTGGTGGGGCATGGTTTCATCGTGACAGATGTGATGGACCAGACTCTCCTGGTGGCAGGAGACTACCCCATCCCTGAAACCACGGTGGATCTGAAGGACATACGGGAGGATCCTCCTGCTAAGAGCAAGGCCTGA
- the LOC118360009 gene encoding telomere zinc finger-associated protein-like isoform X2 translates to MLTQVSSTHAQRVLSFLNEQRGLGWFCDAKLTVGGDGRAYNAHRNILACFSKIFQESEPTTTMVKKVSLPNECPTDGLELLLDFFYTGNLKLDSLNLDNVQQAADSLCVPDALALCQQFTTEGTISPEEPPSADLLGEDDGLIPHVTSTETKVPLKRGRPPQKRGRPKKSQTPSSGSSKKDPPEATATTTRSGRKVKISRRLLGEGSRPQLLPQGTTSRGTPQLVIRLMDRSDGAEDEGQSLPQPTDTTEPHDDDDDDDGLMEGVDEDTDEEYVPHALPTTTSSPKGRRKGPGKAVNKENSEEAAKGSKKGSVQCPTCNKTFLSKYYLKVHNRRHTGEKPFACSKCGKRYYRKENLMDHQARNCKCGEKVKAVHNCLQCPMSFDRVVDLRLHTVSHTGEMPNKCTSCSEQFMRKKDLRNHEIKIHGAPKPHACSLCSKAYLSKTEVRLHEASKHRGEKLFVCEECGHRASSRNGLQMHIKAIHRNERPFVCEYCNHAFTQKANLNMHLRVHTGEKPYQCHLCGKTFRTQASLDKHHRTHTGERPYSCEFCNQRFTEKGPMLRHVASKHQDDRPHCCKICGKTFKAIEQLRVHVRRHQGMRKFECEKCGYKFTRQAHLRRHIQVHNRTENYNPRERKLRNLIVKDEGSQEEDETSPSPTPPTEKGTPEGLAPVSGPSVPLPVFGPGLSVSGPGTVPGASDILRVVIQPLVEEVVSSQGQVVVGFNQAVVGHGPGQLEVGLTQSLGVIGQGQVEVGLTHGQVGFPQVGVGQGHGQVEVLSSQGLGVVGHGFIVTDVMDQTLLVAGDYPIPETTVDLKDIREDPPAKSKA, encoded by the exons ATGCTTACACAGGTGAGCAGCACCCATGCCCAACGGGTGTTGTCTTTTCTGAATGAGCAGAGGGGTCTTGGCTGGTTCTGTGATGCCAAGCTGACTgtaggaggagatgggagggcaTACAATGCCCATCGCAACATCCTGGCCTGTTTTAGTAAGATTTTCCAGGAATCTGAGCCAACCACTACCATGGTTAAGAAGGTCTCCCTCCCAAATGAGTGCCCCACTGATGGCCTGGAACTACTTCTAGACTTTTTCTACACAGGGAATTTGAAGCTTGACTCTCTGAATCTGGACAATGTGCAACAGGCTGCAGACAGCCTATGTGTACCAGATGCGCTCGCCCTCTGTCAGCAGTTCACCACAGAAGGGACCATCTCTCCAGAAGAACCTCCGTCTGCAGATCTTCTGGGTGAAGATGATGGCCTAATCCCACATGTAACGTCTACGGAAACCAAGGTCCCCCTAAAAAGGGGGAGGCCCCCCCAAAAAAGAGGGAGGCCCAAAAAATCCCAAACCCCTAGTAGCGGCTCAAGTAAGAAGGATCCTCCAGAAGCAACCGCCACCACAACTCGCTCTGGGCGTAAGGTGAAGATCTCCAGAAGGCTGCTTGGAGAGGGCTCCAGGCCACAGCTCCTGCCCCAGGGAACCACCAGCAGGGGAACACCACAACTAGTTATCAGACTAATGGATAGAAGTGATGGGGCTGAGGACGAGGGACAAAGCCTCCCTCAGCCGACAGATACAACAGAG cctcatgatgatgatgacgatgatgatggttTGATGGAGGGGGTGGATGAGGACACTGATGAAGAGTATGTGCCCCATGCCCTACCGACTACCACCTCCAGCCCCAAAGGCAGACGTAAAGGACCAGGCAAAGCTGTCAATAAAGAGAACAGTGAGGAGGCGGCCAAGGGCTCCAAAAAGGGCTCTGTTCAGTGCCCCACCTGCAATAAGACCTTCCTCAGCAAATACTATCTCAAAGTACACAACAG GCGTCATACGGGGGAGAAGCCCTTTGCATGCTCTAAGTGTGGGAAGAGGTACTACAGAAAGGAGAATCTGATGGACCACCAGGCCCGGAACTGCAAATGTGGTGAAAAAGTAAAAGCG GTGCACAACTGTCTTCAATGCCCCATGTCATTTGACAGAGTGGTGGATCTACGTCTGCACACTGTCTCCCATACAGGGGAAATGCCCAATAAG TGTACGTCATGCTCGGAACAGTTTATGCGTAAAAAAGATTTGAGAAACCACGAAATCAAAATCCACGGCGCACCCAAACCACATGCA TGCTCTCTGTGCAGCAAAGCCTACCTGTCTAAAACGGAGGTGCGTCTGCATGAGGCGTCCAAGCATCGAGGCGAGAAGCTCTTTGTGTGTGAAGAGTGTGGCCATCGAGCCTCCAGCCGAAACGGCCTGCAGATGCACATCAAAGCCATTCACAG AAACGAGCGTCCATTTGTCTGTGAGTACTGCAACCATGCGTTTACCCAGAAGGCCAACCTCAACATGCACCTGCGCgttcacactggagagaagccctATCAGTGCCACCTCTGTGGGAAGACCTTCCGGACACAGG CCAGTCTTGACAAGCACCATCGCACCCACACGGGAGAGCGGCCTTACAGCTGTGAGTTCTGTAACCAGCGCTTCACAGAGAAGGGCCCGATGCTCCGCCATGTcgccagcaagcaccaggacgaCCGCCCTCACTGCTGTAAGATATGTGGCAAGACCTTCAAGG CCATCGAGCAGCTCCGCGTCCATGTGCGTCGCCATCAGGGCATGAGGAAGTTTGAGTGCGAAAAGTGTGGCTACAAGTTCACCAGACAG GCCCACTTACGACGTCATATTCAGGTCCACAACCGCACCGAGAACTACAACCCGCGGGAGAGGAAGCTACGGAACCTGATAGTAAAGGATGAGGGGTCGCAGGAGGAGGATGAGACTAGCCCCTCACCAACACCACCCACTGAGAAGGGGACACCCGAGGGGCTGGCACCTGTCTCTGGACCCAGTGTCCCTCTTCCTGTCTTTGGACCTGGACTCAGTGTGTCTGGACCTGGAACTGTACCAGGAGCCAGTGACATCCTCAGGGTGGTTATCCAGCccctggtggaggaggtggtgtcaAGCCAAGGGCAGGTGGTGGTGGGCTTTAACCAGGCTGTGGTGGGGCATGGGCCTGGCCAGTTGGAGGTAGGCTTAACCCAGAGCCTAGGTGTGATCGGCCAAGGCCAGGTAGAGGTGGGCCTTACTCATGGCCAGGTCGGCTTTCCCCAGGTTGGGGTGGGACAGGGACATGGCCAGGTGGAGGTGCTCTCCTCCCAGGGTTTGGGTGTGGTGGGGCATGGTTTCATCGTGACAGATGTGATGGACCAGACTCTCCTGGTGGCAGGAGACTACCCCATCCCTGAAACCACGGTGGATCTGAAGGACATACGGGAGGATCCTCCTGCTAAGAGCAAGGCCTGA